A stretch of Candidatus Eisenbacteria bacterium DNA encodes these proteins:
- a CDS encoding transpeptidase-transglycosylase, with amino-acid sequence MSRTPAASRGRRSYHPHGARVERRQCRRRGAVRGRLFLPLALGACLLALLVLLGGSCLSIRIPESGSRQTILFYSVATDLRDGSRIDPQELDSRLRRLGYREVDDPFEPGQFRVRAGEFTIYLRPFRYPDRRFSGGMIRVAISGGMVARAEALDPIEPDDLRLEPERIAGYEGETGAVLNPLRLADAPPLLVDAVIAVEDRRFYSHPGIDPIGLLRAIWADIRHREARQGGSTLTQQLARSLYLRNEKTVLRKAREAILALALELRYSKKEILEAYLNAVYWGYWGTMEIRGAREASNYYLGCDLEKADTAGIALLVGLLQAPNAYSPYSSPEKALHRRNVVLQVLEERGILEEPQAREAAKRPLGAKRAPGRQAEAAYFLDAARHEVERRAPKGVLKRPGTAVFTTLDPRSQAAAVAALRDGLARLESDHPKLRRKKGTLQGAVVEIDPASGEVRALVGGRDYQNSPFNRALDPNRQAGSTFKPFTYLAAFRHPRRKDGSYWTPATIMKDEPLTIRLGRRRHWAVHNYDGDYRGEVTLRTALEQSLNVPTAVVAQEVGIASVASAARDLGITSELDEVPSLALGVSGVSLVEMTGAYAGLAAGGAARTPTLLTAVTGPDGTPDSLSALTDPPGVGAAEAYLLTSLLRGVIDAGTGNDARGAGVRGAVAGKTGTTDDYRDAWFIGYSPRRSIGVWVGFDRGELVGLSGRTGALPIWSRAMRASMAIAGDGHFSKPPGIVVEQICVESGQQAVGGCPEFRDEEFLAGTEPREACERHGGGLLKSIRRFFRL; translated from the coding sequence ATGAGCCGCACACCGGCGGCGAGCCGCGGCCGGAGGTCCTATCACCCGCATGGAGCTAGAGTCGAACGGCGTCAGTGTAGGCGACGAGGAGCAGTGAGAGGGCGTCTGTTCCTGCCGCTCGCACTGGGCGCTTGCCTCCTCGCACTGCTCGTCCTGCTCGGGGGATCCTGCCTGTCGATCAGGATCCCGGAGAGCGGATCGCGCCAGACGATCCTCTTCTACTCAGTCGCGACCGACCTGCGGGACGGATCCCGCATCGACCCTCAGGAACTGGATTCGCGGCTGCGGAGGCTCGGCTACCGCGAGGTGGACGATCCGTTCGAGCCGGGGCAGTTTCGGGTTCGGGCGGGGGAGTTCACGATCTACCTCCGGCCCTTCCGCTATCCCGACCGGCGATTCTCCGGCGGGATGATCCGCGTGGCGATCTCAGGAGGGATGGTCGCCAGGGCGGAAGCGCTCGATCCGATCGAGCCCGATGACTTGCGGCTCGAGCCCGAGCGGATCGCCGGCTACGAGGGGGAGACCGGGGCGGTGCTCAATCCGCTGAGGCTGGCCGATGCCCCGCCACTTCTCGTCGACGCGGTGATCGCGGTCGAGGATCGCCGTTTCTACAGCCATCCGGGGATCGACCCGATCGGCCTGCTGCGCGCGATCTGGGCCGACATCCGCCATCGGGAGGCGCGGCAGGGCGGCTCCACCCTCACCCAGCAGCTCGCGCGATCGCTCTATCTGCGCAACGAGAAGACCGTGCTCCGCAAGGCCCGGGAGGCGATCCTCGCGCTCGCTCTCGAGCTGCGCTACTCGAAGAAGGAGATCCTCGAGGCGTACTTGAACGCGGTCTACTGGGGTTACTGGGGGACGATGGAGATCCGCGGCGCGCGCGAGGCCTCGAACTACTACCTGGGGTGCGACCTCGAGAAGGCCGACACGGCGGGGATCGCCCTTCTGGTGGGGCTCTTGCAGGCGCCCAACGCCTACTCGCCCTACTCCTCCCCGGAGAAGGCCCTGCATCGGCGCAACGTCGTGCTGCAGGTCCTCGAGGAGAGGGGAATCCTGGAGGAGCCGCAAGCGCGGGAGGCGGCGAAGCGGCCCCTGGGGGCGAAGCGGGCGCCGGGCAGGCAGGCCGAGGCGGCCTACTTCCTCGACGCCGCCAGGCACGAGGTCGAGAGGAGAGCCCCCAAAGGGGTCCTCAAGAGGCCCGGCACGGCGGTCTTCACGACCCTCGATCCACGGTCGCAGGCTGCCGCTGTCGCCGCGCTGCGGGACGGGCTGGCCCGACTGGAGTCGGATCACCCGAAGCTGAGGCGCAAGAAGGGGACGCTGCAAGGCGCGGTCGTCGAGATCGATCCCGCCAGCGGGGAGGTTCGCGCGCTGGTGGGAGGGCGGGACTACCAGAACAGCCCGTTCAACCGGGCCCTCGATCCCAATCGCCAGGCGGGGTCGACCTTCAAGCCGTTCACCTATCTCGCCGCGTTCCGGCACCCGCGCAGGAAGGATGGGAGCTACTGGACGCCGGCCACGATCATGAAGGACGAGCCGCTCACGATCCGGCTCGGAAGGCGCCGCCACTGGGCCGTGCACAACTATGACGGCGACTACCGAGGGGAAGTCACGCTCAGGACGGCGCTCGAGCAATCGCTGAATGTCCCGACCGCGGTCGTGGCCCAGGAGGTCGGGATCGCGAGTGTGGCCTCGGCGGCCAGGGATCTCGGGATCACGAGCGAGCTGGACGAGGTCCCCTCGCTCGCCCTCGGCGTCTCGGGCGTGAGTCTGGTGGAGATGACCGGCGCCTACGCGGGCCTCGCCGCCGGCGGCGCAGCCCGCACTCCGACGCTGCTGACAGCGGTCACAGGTCCCGACGGGACGCCCGATTCGCTGAGCGCGCTCACAGACCCGCCGGGTGTCGGCGCGGCCGAGGCCTACTTGCTGACCAGCCTGCTCCGCGGCGTGATCGATGCGGGGACCGGGAACGACGCGCGCGGTGCGGGGGTGCGCGGGGCCGTGGCCGGCAAGACAGGGACCACCGATGACTACAGGGACGCCTGGTTCATCGGATACTCGCCCCGCAGGTCGATCGGCGTGTGGGTCGGATTCGATCGCGGGGAACTCGTCGGTCTGTCGGGCCGGACAGGCGCGCTGCCGATCTGGAGCCGCGCGATGCGGGCTTCGATGGCGATCGCGGGGGATGGGCACTTCTCGAAACCGCCCGGGATCGTCGTGGAACAGATCTGCGTCGAGTCGGGGCAACAGGCGGTAGGAGGCTGCCCCGAGTTCCGCGACGAGGAGTTCCTCGCGGGGACCGAGCCGCGGGAGGCATGCGAGCGCCACGGCGGCGGCTTGCTGAAGTCGATCCGGAGGTTCTTCCGCCTCTAA
- a CDS encoding radical SAM protein: MSRPDKFREIERSVERVLDGGRITIAQARRWLKDRDPEADRILREAARRITDRLHGRRIQLFAPLYFSNLCANNCLYCGFRRGNPNASRRVLTAEEIEKETVALLEMGHRRILLVASEDPTEKGRRLILTAARAVRETRANGDAVVHMGFEVAPGDVEQFREMAEAGVDSYTLFQETYDRRTYGVVHPEGPKRDYDWRIEAPDRALAGGIPAVGLGVLLGLGEPVRDTLALIEHARRIEDRWGRPPRTVSLPRIEPADGSALSRNPYHAVSDDMLLRLIAVMRIALPGTGIVLSSREPERIRDRALEYGITEMSAGSRTDPGGYTAHTDCSLAQFEIQDSRPLAQIVDLLRRNGYEPHTGGEPRPEVLSPAWS; this comes from the coding sequence ATGAGCCGGCCCGACAAGTTCCGCGAAATCGAGCGCTCCGTCGAGAGGGTCCTCGACGGGGGGAGGATCACGATCGCCCAGGCGAGGCGCTGGCTCAAGGACAGGGACCCCGAGGCGGACCGGATCCTGCGAGAGGCCGCCCGGCGGATCACCGATCGCCTTCACGGCCGACGAATCCAACTCTTCGCTCCCCTCTACTTCTCCAACCTCTGCGCGAACAACTGCCTCTACTGCGGTTTTCGGCGGGGGAATCCGAACGCCTCCAGGCGCGTCCTGACCGCGGAGGAGATCGAGAAGGAGACCGTCGCGCTCCTCGAGATGGGCCATCGCAGAATCCTCCTCGTCGCGTCCGAGGACCCGACGGAGAAGGGGCGCCGCCTCATTCTCACCGCGGCGCGCGCCGTGCGCGAGACCCGGGCGAACGGCGACGCGGTGGTCCACATGGGCTTCGAGGTGGCGCCCGGGGATGTCGAGCAGTTTCGCGAGATGGCCGAGGCGGGCGTCGACTCATACACGCTCTTCCAGGAGACCTACGATCGCAGGACCTACGGCGTTGTGCATCCCGAGGGCCCCAAGAGGGACTATGACTGGCGGATCGAGGCCCCCGACCGCGCGCTCGCCGGAGGGATCCCGGCCGTCGGTCTCGGCGTGCTGCTTGGCTTGGGGGAGCCTGTCCGGGACACCCTCGCCTTGATCGAGCACGCGCGCAGGATAGAGGATCGATGGGGCCGTCCGCCGCGGACGGTCTCGCTTCCTCGAATCGAGCCGGCCGATGGCTCGGCGCTCTCCCGGAACCCCTACCACGCCGTGTCGGACGACATGCTGCTGCGCCTGATCGCGGTCATGCGGATCGCTCTGCCCGGGACGGGCATCGTCCTGTCCTCCCGCGAGCCGGAGCGCATCCGCGATCGGGCCCTGGAGTATGGGATCACCGAGATGTCCGCCGGCTCTCGAACCGATCCGGGAGGCTACACGGCGCACACCGACTGCTCCTTGGCGCAGTTCGAGATCCAGGACTCTCGCCCCCTGGCGCAGATCGTCGATCTGCTGAGACGCAACGGATATGAGCCGCACACCGGCGGCGAGCCGCGGCCGGAGGTCCTATCACCCGCATGGAGCTAG
- a CDS encoding cysteine desulfurase produces the protein MRTIYLDHNATTPVDPAVLEAMLPYLREGFGNPSSGHAFGRRAREGVEEARAQVAAAIGATPGEIVFTSGGTEASWLALLGTAEALREGTPGRRLRIASFSLEHPATLDPLERLRRLGDEAILVPPDERGVVRLPELFALWEARMAPSIVSLMHAHNETGVVQPVEIVGRHASQHGTIFHVDAAQTLGKIHVQVGSIGCDLLTIAGHKLYGPKGVGALYVRRGTPLSPPLRGAGQERGLRGGTENVPGIVGLGTACAIARRRVEAGEPAALQRLRERLWEGLRAAVPGIARTADGTATLPNTLHVRFPGASGGAVLAASPEVAASTGSACHAGSDAPPAAIVAMGIPQEQARGSVRLSLGYATDEDAIDSAVACLARGWRAATGGNPDAPAR, from the coding sequence ATGAGAACGATCTACCTCGATCACAACGCCACGACCCCCGTCGATCCGGCCGTGCTCGAGGCGATGCTCCCCTACCTCCGAGAGGGATTCGGGAACCCATCGAGCGGCCACGCTTTCGGCAGGCGGGCGCGCGAGGGAGTCGAGGAGGCCCGCGCTCAGGTGGCCGCCGCGATCGGGGCGACGCCCGGCGAGATCGTCTTCACGTCGGGAGGAACCGAAGCGAGCTGGCTCGCCCTTCTCGGAACGGCGGAGGCGCTGCGCGAGGGGACTCCAGGGCGGAGGCTCAGGATCGCGAGCTTCTCGCTCGAGCACCCCGCGACGCTCGATCCCTTGGAGAGGTTGCGGCGACTCGGCGACGAGGCGATCCTCGTCCCCCCAGATGAGAGAGGCGTGGTCCGACTCCCGGAGCTGTTCGCCCTGTGGGAAGCGCGGATGGCCCCATCGATCGTCTCCCTGATGCACGCCCACAACGAAACCGGCGTGGTCCAGCCGGTGGAGATCGTCGGAAGGCACGCGTCGCAGCATGGGACGATCTTCCACGTCGACGCTGCGCAGACCCTCGGGAAGATCCACGTCCAGGTCGGCTCGATCGGCTGCGACCTGCTCACGATCGCGGGGCACAAGCTCTACGGTCCCAAAGGCGTCGGCGCGCTCTACGTCCGCAGGGGCACTCCTCTCTCGCCGCCGCTGCGCGGCGCGGGGCAGGAGCGGGGCCTTCGCGGCGGGACCGAGAACGTCCCCGGGATCGTCGGACTGGGGACAGCGTGCGCGATCGCTCGGCGGCGCGTCGAGGCGGGCGAGCCGGCGGCGCTCCAGAGGCTTCGCGAGCGCCTCTGGGAAGGCCTGCGCGCGGCCGTCCCCGGAATCGCGCGCACGGCCGATGGAACCGCGACGCTTCCCAACACGCTCCACGTCCGATTCCCCGGAGCGAGCGGGGGCGCGGTCCTGGCCGCCTCTCCGGAAGTGGCCGCCTCGACCGGATCGGCCTGCCACGCGGGGAGCGACGCCCCGCCCGCGGCGATCGTCGCGATGGGGATACCGCAAGAGCAAGCCCGGGGCTCCGTTCGCCTGAGCCTCGGATACGCGACGGACGAGGATGCGATCGACTCCGCCGTGGCCTGCCTCGCCCGTGGCTGGAGAGCGGCGACCGGAGGGAATCCCGACGCGCCCGCACGATAG
- a CDS encoding sigma-70 family RNA polymerase sigma factor, which yields MRSTPPWPASPVAGERRPEGIPTRPHDSPLGESKDGIVREEADLVRRVLSGEKAAFEVLVMRYHRDLLRLLRRITRNAEDAEDLTQEAFLRAYRALDRFDLARPFRPWLWTIGIRLALQSLASRRRGEVSLDGPEDDPGDERRQDGPWLADERSVRHLDERLLQRDLSDALDGLDPMHRAILILRVVEERTYEEIASLLGIPIGTVMSRLSRARRNLRQRLAGWLPAGGPDDRTL from the coding sequence ATGCGATCGACTCCGCCGTGGCCTGCCTCGCCCGTGGCTGGAGAGCGGCGACCGGAGGGAATCCCGACGCGCCCGCACGATAGTCCCCTGGGAGAGTCGAAGGACGGGATCGTCCGCGAGGAAGCGGATCTCGTCCGCAGGGTTCTGTCCGGCGAGAAGGCCGCCTTCGAGGTTCTGGTCATGCGCTATCACCGCGATCTCCTTCGGCTCCTCCGCCGGATCACGCGGAACGCGGAGGACGCGGAGGATCTGACCCAGGAGGCCTTCCTTCGGGCCTATCGAGCCCTGGACCGCTTCGATCTCGCGCGGCCGTTCCGCCCCTGGCTCTGGACGATCGGGATCCGCCTCGCGCTCCAGTCCCTCGCGAGCAGGAGGCGTGGGGAAGTGAGCCTCGACGGCCCTGAGGACGATCCTGGCGATGAGCGACGACAGGACGGGCCGTGGCTCGCCGACGAACGGAGCGTGCGGCATCTCGACGAGCGGCTGCTTCAGCGAGACCTCTCGGACGCCCTCGACGGGCTGGATCCCATGCACCGGGCGATCCTGATCCTGCGGGTGGTCGAGGAGCGAACCTATGAGGAGATCGCGAGTCTCCTCGGGATTCCGATCGGGACGGTCATGTCCCGATTGAGCCGCGCGCGGAGGAATCTCCGGCAGAGGCTGGCGGGATGGCTCCCCGCGGGAGGACCCGATGACCGAACATTGTGA
- a CDS encoding VWA domain-containing protein has protein sequence MNTKRSNSDSSAVRAANPVAPAAIAFIATLAIGLVSSLAGPALGKSFPAPRPLPPPIVAPPSAMVEGSTRVDARLDGLILQVECEQTFRNVGGRQEEVEILLPVPADAVVTDGLLMADGREYPAEVLPADQARRIYEEIVRSRRDPALIELVGHGLIRLSAFPIPPGGTRTVSFRYHMSVAAREGRARLLFPVAALCGLNRIGPLDLDLEIEGRDPLAQLYSPSHDVEIEREGPTAARLRFATDRPNPHETLEIIAVRDARPIGVDLRTARGHGEDGYFLLAVSPGWDLLTERESASKTIIFVLDTSGSMEGEKFEQSRRALRRMIEEISPRDRFNIVAFAGDVEILFPEGPSRATDRSRERALDWIDRLEATGGTAIAAALDEAAGQVGRSGLVLFLTDGRPTVGEQDPEAILGRARIDRRAVRFYAFGVGYDVDARLLDDLARQGGGSVSYVRPGEDVDEAVTALRHRVERPCARNVRLEVAGVRIHDVYPEGPRDLFAGEPLIFAGRVKRNAGPATVRLTAEDAGGERLSGSWRVDFGDPEARSSSVPVLWASRRAASLLERIRREGHDPFALAELRDLSRRYGILNEEVALLAREDEPMLADGSVGGARDLAARQSPAPSTWGAVQSAEGLHLRGGRGAQADSKKEVDLSAKLWSLSEARTKSMIEAERPADRDDVTAGEVSFRRDGEWWTDARITPTLPSGTETIRLRTYGAAYFELARDGGKLAAWLSIGDRVRVLLPGILLEIAPDGEEKLPSGALERIRAAVLDA, from the coding sequence ATGAATACGAAGCGCAGCAACAGCGACAGCAGCGCGGTCCGCGCCGCGAACCCGGTCGCGCCGGCCGCCATCGCCTTCATCGCGACCCTGGCGATCGGCCTCGTGTCGAGCCTCGCAGGTCCCGCCCTCGGCAAGTCGTTCCCGGCGCCCCGGCCGCTCCCGCCGCCCATCGTCGCGCCCCCATCGGCGATGGTGGAGGGAAGCACCAGGGTCGACGCCCGACTGGACGGTCTCATCCTGCAGGTCGAATGCGAGCAGACGTTCAGGAACGTCGGCGGGCGCCAGGAGGAGGTCGAGATCCTTCTCCCTGTCCCCGCCGACGCGGTCGTCACCGACGGGCTCCTCATGGCCGACGGACGCGAGTACCCCGCCGAAGTTCTTCCGGCGGACCAGGCCCGGCGAATCTACGAGGAGATCGTGCGCTCGCGCAGAGATCCCGCTCTCATCGAGCTGGTCGGCCACGGCCTGATTCGTCTCTCCGCCTTTCCGATCCCCCCCGGCGGGACCCGAACGGTCTCGTTCCGCTACCACATGAGCGTCGCGGCGAGGGAGGGACGCGCGCGGCTGCTCTTCCCCGTCGCGGCGCTGTGCGGACTGAACAGGATCGGGCCTCTGGATCTCGACCTCGAGATCGAGGGGCGCGATCCGCTCGCCCAGCTCTACTCGCCGAGTCACGATGTCGAGATCGAGCGCGAGGGTCCGACCGCCGCGCGTCTTCGCTTCGCGACCGACAGACCCAATCCCCATGAGACGCTCGAGATCATCGCGGTGCGGGACGCGCGCCCCATCGGCGTCGATCTCCGGACCGCCCGCGGGCATGGCGAGGACGGCTACTTCCTGCTCGCCGTCTCTCCCGGCTGGGACCTGCTGACCGAGCGGGAGTCGGCATCGAAGACGATCATCTTCGTCCTCGACACCTCCGGAAGCATGGAGGGAGAGAAGTTCGAGCAGTCGCGCCGCGCACTGCGCCGGATGATCGAAGAGATCTCCCCCCGCGACCGGTTCAACATCGTCGCCTTCGCCGGCGACGTGGAGATCCTCTTCCCTGAAGGGCCGAGCAGAGCGACGGACAGGTCGCGCGAGCGCGCGCTCGACTGGATCGACCGGCTCGAGGCGACCGGCGGCACGGCGATCGCGGCCGCTCTCGATGAGGCAGCGGGCCAGGTCGGCCGATCGGGCCTGGTCCTCTTCCTCACCGACGGCAGGCCGACCGTCGGCGAGCAGGATCCGGAAGCGATTCTGGGCCGCGCCCGCATCGACCGCAGGGCCGTGCGCTTCTACGCCTTCGGCGTCGGTTACGACGTCGACGCGCGCCTCCTCGACGACCTCGCCCGCCAGGGCGGCGGGTCGGTGAGCTATGTCCGCCCGGGAGAGGATGTGGACGAGGCCGTGACCGCCCTGCGCCATCGGGTGGAGCGACCCTGCGCGCGCAATGTCCGGCTCGAGGTCGCGGGCGTCAGGATCCACGACGTCTATCCCGAGGGGCCGCGCGATCTCTTCGCGGGCGAACCGCTCATCTTCGCAGGCAGGGTGAAGAGGAACGCGGGGCCCGCCACCGTGCGGCTGACCGCGGAGGACGCGGGCGGCGAGAGGCTCTCCGGCTCCTGGCGCGTCGACTTCGGCGACCCGGAGGCGCGGAGCTCCTCCGTGCCCGTGCTGTGGGCGTCGCGAAGAGCCGCCTCTCTCCTCGAGAGAATCCGCCGCGAGGGACACGACCCCTTCGCCCTCGCGGAGCTGCGCGATCTCTCCCGCCGCTACGGGATCCTGAACGAGGAGGTCGCCCTCCTCGCCAGAGAGGACGAGCCGATGCTCGCGGATGGATCCGTAGGAGGCGCCAGGGATCTGGCAGCCCGGCAGTCTCCGGCGCCGTCGACCTGGGGCGCGGTCCAGAGCGCGGAGGGGCTGCATCTCAGAGGAGGCCGCGGCGCGCAGGCCGACTCGAAGAAGGAAGTTGATCTCTCGGCGAAGCTCTGGAGCCTGAGCGAGGCGCGGACGAAGTCGATGATCGAGGCGGAGCGGCCGGCCGATCGTGACGACGTGACGGCGGGCGAGGTGAGCTTCCGGCGCGACGGCGAGTGGTGGACGGACGCGAGGATCACGCCGACCCTCCCAT